The following coding sequences lie in one Flagellimonas eckloniae genomic window:
- the topA gene encoding type I DNA topoisomerase: MPKNLVIVESPAKAKTIERFLGKDFQVESSFGHIADLPSKELGVDVENDFKPKYTVDKEKKALVKKLKDLAKKADTIWLASDEDREGEAISWHLSEELGLDKSRTKRIVFNSITKSAIQKAIENPREINYDLVNAQQARRVLDRLVGYELSPVLWKKIKPGLSAGRVQSVAVRLIVERERDIEVFKPEASFRIQAEFKTAKGNVFAAKLNKTFPTKAAAEEFLKQNIGADFSVGNLDKKPAKKSPAAPFTTSTLQQEASRKLYFSVGRTMQVAQRLYEAGLITYMRTDSVNLSKEALNAAKDAIVQNYGESYSKVRNYTGKSKGAQEAHEAIRPTDMKLSNPSLERDQSKLYELIWKRTLASQMSDAELERTNVKIKASSHKEEFSANGEVVKFDGFLKVYLEGTDEEDKTEEQEGMLPAMNVGEALQNNFISATERFSRPPYRYTEASLVKKLEELGIGRPSTYAPTISTIQNRGYVEKGTVEGTQRNYIQLVLEAGAVAEKKLSEMIGSDKGKLVPTDIGMIVNDFLVSHFTTILDYNFTAKVEENFDEIASGDEDWQKMMKEFYKNFHPKVLDVEENAERASGERVLGKDPKSGRQVAARLGRFGPMVQIGTVDEEEKPLFASLLPEQSITTITFDEAMELFELPRKLGVYEGEEIEANVGRFGPYVRFGKKFISLDKGESAFDVDMDRAIELIKAKQLADAPIAHYEDKEVTKGVGRFGPFIKWDGMFINVNKKYDFDNLSKTDIVELIEAKKVKEAEKLIQEWPAEKIRIEKARWGRHNIIKGRIKVELSKDVDATKISLEEAQALIEKKSPKKKTKAKTKAKK, encoded by the coding sequence ATGCCGAAGAATTTAGTTATTGTTGAGTCCCCAGCAAAAGCAAAAACCATTGAACGTTTTTTAGGGAAAGATTTCCAAGTTGAATCTAGTTTTGGTCATATTGCAGATCTTCCGTCCAAAGAACTGGGGGTAGACGTGGAAAACGATTTTAAGCCCAAATATACTGTTGACAAGGAGAAAAAAGCCTTGGTCAAAAAACTGAAAGATTTGGCCAAAAAAGCAGATACAATATGGTTGGCAAGTGATGAAGATCGAGAGGGAGAAGCTATTTCTTGGCATTTGTCAGAAGAATTAGGATTGGATAAAAGCAGGACCAAACGTATTGTATTCAATTCCATTACAAAATCCGCTATCCAAAAAGCAATTGAGAATCCAAGGGAAATCAATTATGATTTGGTAAATGCCCAGCAGGCTAGAAGGGTTCTGGATAGATTAGTGGGGTATGAACTTTCCCCGGTATTGTGGAAAAAAATAAAACCAGGACTTTCGGCAGGACGGGTACAATCCGTTGCAGTACGGTTAATCGTAGAAAGAGAACGGGATATTGAGGTTTTTAAACCAGAAGCCTCCTTTAGGATTCAAGCAGAGTTTAAGACAGCAAAAGGAAATGTGTTTGCGGCAAAACTAAACAAGACCTTTCCGACCAAAGCAGCGGCTGAGGAATTTTTAAAGCAAAATATTGGTGCGGATTTTTCTGTTGGAAACCTAGATAAAAAACCGGCAAAGAAATCCCCCGCAGCACCATTTACAACTTCCACGCTTCAACAGGAAGCGTCGAGAAAATTATATTTTTCCGTTGGTAGAACCATGCAAGTTGCGCAGCGTTTGTATGAAGCGGGGCTTATAACTTATATGAGGACGGATAGCGTAAACCTATCCAAAGAAGCATTGAATGCGGCTAAAGATGCTATTGTGCAAAATTATGGTGAATCGTATAGTAAGGTTAGAAACTATACCGGAAAGTCCAAAGGTGCGCAAGAAGCTCACGAAGCGATTCGCCCTACCGATATGAAATTGAGCAATCCATCATTGGAAAGAGACCAGTCCAAACTATATGAGTTGATATGGAAACGTACTTTGGCTTCTCAGATGAGCGATGCCGAATTGGAACGTACCAATGTTAAAATAAAAGCGAGCTCGCATAAAGAAGAGTTTTCTGCAAATGGTGAAGTTGTAAAGTTTGATGGATTCCTTAAAGTATATTTAGAAGGAACGGATGAAGAGGACAAAACTGAAGAACAGGAAGGAATGCTCCCAGCAATGAATGTGGGTGAGGCATTGCAAAATAATTTTATTTCTGCAACCGAACGTTTTTCAAGACCTCCGTACCGATATACAGAAGCTTCCCTTGTTAAAAAACTGGAAGAACTTGGTATAGGAAGACCATCAACATATGCACCAACAATTTCTACAATTCAAAATAGAGGATATGTGGAAAAGGGAACAGTGGAAGGAACACAACGTAATTATATACAGTTGGTTTTGGAGGCCGGTGCAGTTGCCGAAAAGAAATTATCTGAAATGATAGGTTCGGACAAAGGAAAATTGGTTCCCACTGATATTGGAATGATCGTAAACGATTTTCTCGTTAGTCATTTCACCACTATCCTAGATTATAACTTTACGGCGAAGGTTGAAGAAAACTTTGATGAAATTGCCTCGGGAGATGAAGATTGGCAGAAGATGATGAAGGAATTCTACAAAAATTTCCATCCCAAAGTATTGGATGTAGAGGAAAATGCTGAACGTGCAAGTGGAGAACGGGTATTGGGAAAAGATCCAAAATCTGGAAGACAGGTAGCGGCAAGATTAGGTCGTTTTGGCCCAATGGTGCAAATAGGTACCGTAGATGAAGAAGAAAAACCATTGTTCGCAAGTTTGCTGCCAGAGCAATCCATTACCACAATAACCTTTGATGAGGCCATGGAACTTTTTGAATTGCCAAGAAAATTGGGGGTTTACGAAGGAGAAGAGATTGAGGCCAATGTTGGTCGGTTTGGCCCCTATGTGAGGTTTGGAAAAAAATTCATCTCATTGGATAAAGGAGAAAGTGCTTTTGATGTGGATATGGATAGGGCCATTGAACTGATCAAGGCTAAACAATTGGCCGATGCGCCAATTGCACATTACGAAGATAAAGAGGTGACCAAAGGTGTGGGTCGTTTTGGTCCTTTTATTAAATGGGATGGCATGTTCATTAATGTGAACAAGAAATACGATTTTGACAACCTTTCCAAAACCGATATTGTTGAACTCATTGAAGCCAAAAAAGTAAAAGAGGCGGAAAAATTGATTCAAGAATGGCCGGCAGAAAAAATTCGTATTGAAAAGGCCAGATGGGGCAGGCACAATATCATAAAAGGAAGAATAAAAGTTGAGCTTTCCAAAGATGTTGATGCAACCAAGATTTCTTTGGAAGAGGCACAGGCACTTATTGAAAAAAAATCACCTAAGAAAAAAACCAAAGCAAAAACAAAGGCTAAGAAGTAG
- a CDS encoding formimidoylglutamase has product MAFDFLVPIKDKVLAFSELLPPQALGKNVFKHTEKKGLPVFANATVAIFGVLESRNAFEKKPEKLDIDEIRIQLYRLMTGNWNATILDIGDVEEGDTVEDTYFVVKEIVAGLLEENIIPIIIGGTQDITFPTYRAFDKIRNMVNLVSIDSRFDFGEDEELISSHSYMSRIITDKPNNLFNFSNIGYQSYFNAQEEMDLMERLFFDAYRLGDITANIGLAEPVLRSAHIVSLDLRAIRASEMGLYKNFSPNGFTGREICAIARYAGISDKVSLFGIYEGENSLQAFQMIAQIIWYFIEGISFRVKEFPSSKSEDFTKFTVPTDTEELIFYKSHVTERWWVEVPSILPEHTKTNSVALLPCTEEDYLDACNQNIPERWFKAYRKGFN; this is encoded by the coding sequence ATGGCATTCGATTTTTTGGTCCCCATAAAGGACAAAGTCTTGGCATTTTCAGAATTACTCCCCCCACAAGCATTGGGCAAGAATGTTTTTAAACATACCGAAAAAAAAGGATTGCCTGTTTTTGCCAATGCTACAGTTGCCATTTTTGGGGTATTAGAATCAAGAAATGCCTTTGAGAAAAAACCTGAAAAATTGGACATCGATGAAATTCGTATTCAATTGTATCGCTTAATGACAGGTAATTGGAACGCTACAATTTTGGATATAGGTGATGTTGAAGAAGGAGACACCGTTGAAGACACCTATTTTGTGGTTAAGGAAATTGTGGCCGGTCTTTTGGAAGAAAATATTATACCTATTATAATAGGAGGCACCCAAGATATTACCTTTCCAACCTACAGGGCTTTTGACAAAATTAGAAACATGGTCAATTTGGTGTCCATAGATAGCCGTTTTGACTTTGGGGAAGATGAAGAATTAATTTCTTCCCATTCTTATATGAGTAGAATCATAACAGATAAACCCAATAACCTTTTTAATTTTTCAAATATTGGGTATCAAAGTTATTTTAATGCCCAAGAGGAGATGGATTTAATGGAGCGTCTTTTCTTTGATGCATATCGATTGGGAGATATAACAGCTAATATTGGATTGGCAGAACCAGTATTGAGAAGTGCCCATATTGTGAGTTTGGATCTAAGGGCAATTCGTGCCAGTGAAATGGGATTGTACAAAAACTTTTCTCCCAATGGTTTTACCGGGAGGGAAATCTGCGCTATTGCAAGATATGCGGGTATAAGTGACAAAGTATCACTTTTTGGTATCTACGAAGGAGAAAATTCCTTGCAAGCTTTTCAAATGATAGCCCAGATTATTTGGTACTTTATAGAAGGTATCAGTTTTAGGGTAAAGGAGTTCCCAAGTTCCAAAAGCGAAGATTTTACAAAGTTCACCGTACCTACGGATACCGAAGAACTCATATTCTACAAGAGTCATGTTACAGAGCGCTGGTGGGTAGAGGTTCCATCAATTTTACCTGAACATACTAAAACAAATTCAGTGGCGTTATTACCTTGCACCGAAGAGGACTATCTGGATGCTTGCAACCAGAATATTCCAGAAAGGTGGTTCAAGGCCTATAGAAAGGGCTTTAATTAA
- the gldK gene encoding gliding motility lipoprotein GldK: MRKLFFSSIAFVFLLTSCGSKSKSKGELVGAQGKKWYPEKPYGMELIPRGSFVMGKAEEDQAKVLNAPTRTVTVRSFYMDDTEITNSEYRQFVEWVKDSITRTKLAILADELGIGPEDEGIGEYAFKDTDTTKISVYDRYMLDNYAGLGETGYEGRALNTDMDLVWDTSEYPDEYYAEVMDSLYIPEEESYNGLRTIDVTQLKYKYNWMDIEAAARAKSGRRKDFIKKEELEIYPDTTVWIRDFEYSYNEPMHNDYFWHDAYSEYPVVGVNWQQAKAFCSWRTKFKNDDQKSRGRQFVNQFRLPTEAEWEYAARGGIEGGTYPWGGPYVISDTGCFMANFKPQRGDYAADAALYTVEAKSYEPNDYNLYNMAGNVSEWTSSSFDQGAYEYLSTMNPNIGSGQNKRKVIRGGSWKDVAYFLQVSTRDYEYQDSARSYIGFRTVQDYMGEEDSTKGQGLPN; this comes from the coding sequence ATGAGAAAGCTATTCTTTTCATCTATAGCATTTGTTTTTTTACTCACAAGTTGTGGTTCAAAATCAAAGTCAAAAGGTGAACTCGTTGGAGCCCAAGGAAAAAAGTGGTATCCTGAGAAACCCTACGGAATGGAACTGATTCCCCGCGGCTCCTTTGTAATGGGTAAGGCTGAAGAGGATCAGGCGAAAGTATTGAACGCTCCCACTAGAACAGTTACCGTACGTTCTTTTTACATGGATGACACGGAAATCACAAATAGTGAGTACCGTCAGTTTGTGGAGTGGGTCAAAGATTCTATAACCAGAACCAAATTAGCCATTCTTGCAGATGAATTGGGAATTGGTCCTGAAGATGAAGGTATAGGAGAGTATGCCTTTAAAGATACGGACACTACCAAAATCTCAGTATACGATAGATATATGCTCGATAATTATGCCGGTTTAGGTGAAACCGGATATGAAGGGAGAGCATTGAATACTGACATGGATTTGGTATGGGATACATCAGAATACCCAGATGAATATTATGCTGAGGTAATGGATTCATTATATATTCCTGAAGAGGAAAGCTATAATGGATTAAGAACCATTGATGTGACCCAATTAAAATATAAGTACAATTGGATGGATATCGAAGCTGCTGCCCGAGCTAAAAGTGGTAGAAGAAAAGATTTCATTAAAAAGGAGGAATTAGAAATTTACCCTGACACAACCGTTTGGATTCGTGATTTTGAATATTCCTATAATGAACCTATGCACAATGACTATTTTTGGCATGATGCATACAGTGAGTATCCCGTTGTTGGTGTAAACTGGCAGCAGGCAAAAGCGTTTTGCTCTTGGAGAACCAAGTTTAAAAACGATGACCAGAAGAGTCGTGGAAGACAATTTGTAAATCAGTTTAGATTACCTACGGAAGCCGAATGGGAATATGCCGCTAGAGGAGGTATTGAAGGGGGCACATACCCATGGGGTGGGCCTTACGTAATAAGTGATACAGGATGTTTTATGGCTAACTTTAAGCCGCAACGTGGAGATTATGCCGCAGATGCTGCATTGTATACTGTTGAGGCAAAATCATATGAGCCAAACGATTACAATTTATACAATATGGCGGGTAATGTATCAGAATGGACAAGTTCCAGCTTTGATCAAGGCGCCTACGAATATCTTTCTACCATGAACCCTAATATTGGATCAGGGCAGAACAAAAGAAAAGTAATCCGTGGAGGATCTTGGAAAGATGTTGCATACTTCTTGCAAGTAAGCACAAGAGACTATGAATACCAAGATTCGGCAAGGAGTTACATAGGTTTCCGAACCGTTCAGGATTATATGGGCGAAGAGGATTCCACAAAGGGGCAAGGGCTTCCAAATTAA
- the gldL gene encoding gliding motility protein GldL codes for MAQSKSTKKLFNMAYGLGASVVIIGALFKILHWEFGPLTGGLLLAVGLITEALIFAISAFEPVDDEYDWSLVYPELNNGQAKGNKNDAKQAKEAEGLLSRKLDDLLKEANIDSELFTSLGDSIKNFEGAAKGIAPTTDAIQHTKKYSEELSHAAAQMESLNSLYKVQLESASRQASINEEVVQNAGALKDQMESLATNLSSLNGVYGGMLSAMAKN; via the coding sequence ATGGCACAGTCAAAATCAACAAAAAAACTATTTAACATGGCCTACGGGCTTGGAGCATCGGTAGTAATTATTGGTGCACTATTTAAGATCCTTCACTGGGAATTTGGACCACTTACCGGTGGATTGCTTCTTGCTGTTGGACTTATTACAGAAGCATTGATCTTTGCTATCAGTGCATTTGAACCAGTAGACGATGAGTACGATTGGTCTTTGGTGTATCCTGAATTGAACAATGGTCAAGCTAAAGGAAACAAGAATGACGCTAAGCAAGCTAAAGAAGCAGAAGGTCTTCTTTCAAGAAAATTGGATGATCTTTTAAAAGAAGCCAATATTGATTCTGAACTTTTCACAAGTTTAGGTGATAGCATCAAGAATTTTGAAGGTGCTGCTAAAGGTATTGCTCCAACTACAGATGCAATTCAGCATACTAAAAAGTATTCTGAAGAATTGTCTCATGCTGCCGCTCAAATGGAATCTTTGAACAGTTTGTACAAAGTACAGTTGGAAAGCGCTAGCAGACAAGCTTCTATCAACGAAGAAGTTGTACAGAATGCTGGTGCATTAAAAGATCAAATGGAATCATTGGCAACTAACCTTTCTTCATTGAATGGAGTTTATGGTGGAATGTTGTCTGCAATGGCAAAAAACTAA
- the gldM gene encoding gliding motility protein GldM, with protein sequence MAGGKQTPRQKMINLMYLIFIAMLALNMSKEVLAAFGIMNEKLETSNIKTTESNDNFLASLETKASEDAEKYGKLYQNAQKIKGLSQEYYDYLETLKKGMTEKLEDPKDYARMDNSDYLDQTLFQGDNLSPEGKEFMKRINDYKTQVAAIAPTALKEAVNTRFQTGDANGKVEKRDGTKQDWINYHYEGYPLVASLAKLTALQADVKATEEDALKSMLEGELTNQVSLTNFATSLLASKSAFYNGDKYDGKIIISKTDKTSTPVKAELTLDGRKLTEGKDYKLEAGGVQMLIGAGNPGDHEIVGTMFFMQDGEEIPVEVKNSFATISKPNAAVIAADKMNVVYRGVANPMTISIPGIPDNKVSASAPGLSKRSGSKYVMNPGKGREVTISASGILPDGQRISTPATFRIKDIPRPGGTVRGEAGSAKMPRKNLEISTIGAMLEDFDFDLNLAVSGFKFKVPGQPTIVVNGNKLNARAKSALQRAKRGEAVQIFDIKAYISNNKTYKLKKVSPVVVELTN encoded by the coding sequence ATGGCAGGAGGAAAACAAACACCACGTCAGAAGATGATCAACCTTATGTATTTGATCTTCATCGCGATGTTGGCCTTAAATATGAGTAAGGAAGTTCTTGCGGCGTTCGGGATAATGAACGAAAAGCTTGAGACTTCCAATATAAAGACTACAGAAAGTAACGATAACTTTTTGGCAAGTCTTGAAACAAAAGCTTCTGAAGATGCTGAGAAATATGGTAAATTATACCAAAATGCTCAGAAGATCAAGGGCTTGTCACAAGAGTACTACGATTACTTGGAAACTCTTAAAAAGGGAATGACCGAAAAGCTTGAAGATCCTAAGGATTATGCAAGAATGGACAATTCCGATTATTTAGATCAGACTCTTTTTCAGGGAGATAACTTATCACCAGAAGGTAAGGAATTCATGAAAAGAATCAATGACTATAAGACGCAAGTTGCTGCTATTGCACCTACAGCCTTAAAGGAAGCTGTTAACACACGCTTTCAAACGGGAGATGCAAACGGTAAAGTAGAAAAAAGAGATGGTACAAAGCAAGATTGGATCAACTATCACTATGAAGGGTATCCATTGGTAGCTTCTTTGGCTAAACTAACAGCGCTTCAGGCGGATGTTAAAGCTACTGAAGAAGATGCTTTAAAATCTATGTTGGAAGGTGAGCTTACAAATCAAGTTTCATTAACAAACTTTGCTACTTCTTTGTTGGCATCTAAATCTGCTTTCTATAACGGAGATAAGTATGATGGTAAGATCATCATCAGTAAAACAGATAAAACATCTACTCCAGTTAAGGCTGAGTTGACTTTGGACGGAAGAAAACTGACCGAAGGTAAAGACTATAAGTTGGAAGCTGGTGGTGTGCAAATGTTGATTGGTGCCGGTAACCCTGGTGATCATGAAATAGTTGGTACAATGTTCTTTATGCAAGATGGAGAGGAAATTCCTGTAGAAGTTAAAAATTCTTTTGCTACAATTTCCAAGCCTAATGCTGCTGTAATTGCTGCAGATAAGATGAATGTGGTATACCGTGGGGTTGCTAACCCAATGACTATATCCATTCCTGGAATTCCTGATAACAAAGTTTCTGCATCTGCTCCTGGACTTTCCAAGAGAAGTGGAAGCAAATATGTCATGAATCCTGGAAAAGGTAGGGAAGTTACTATCAGTGCTTCTGGTATTTTGCCTGATGGGCAAAGAATCAGTACACCAGCTACATTCCGTATCAAGGATATTCCAAGACCAGGAGGTACTGTTCGTGGAGAAGCTGGAAGTGCTAAAATGCCTAGAAAGAACCTAGAGATATCTACTATAGGAGCTATGTTGGAAGACTTTGATTTTGATTTGAACCTTGCTGTAAGCGGATTTAAATTTAAAGTGCCAGGTCAACCTACCATCGTAGTGAACGGAAACAAATTGAATGCAAGAGCCAAATCAGCTTTACAAAGAGCTAAAAGAGGTGAAGCCGTACAGATATTCGATATCAAAGCCTACATTTCAAACAACAAAACCTATAAGTTGAAAAAGGTTTCGCCAGTTGTTGTAGAGCTTACAAACTAA
- the gldN gene encoding gliding motility protein GldN codes for MNWKNAFLIGALTLVPMSIMAQANILNAKLPDDVGKKTEAQIEQDNDAPLEYGYTDDRDILWSKTIWEVIDLDERVNFPLYYPTDTIGIGADRRSLYHVLMKNIKNGNLTEVYTDSYFTEKRKFEDLAATLSKVDTTDLGYEQINAGEQISAEFINQRDLTAADIEEYRIKGIWYFDKRQGELKYRLLGIAPVAPDVNFVDDESVDPGENKVELFWVWYPAARQVLHEAKVYNQRNSARPITFDMLLNARRFNAVIYKEDNVHGDREIDDYVFDNALFQLLEAKRIKEVIRDREQDMWAY; via the coding sequence ATGAATTGGAAAAACGCATTTTTAATTGGAGCTTTAACCTTAGTGCCCATGTCGATCATGGCTCAGGCAAACATTTTGAATGCCAAGCTACCTGATGATGTAGGTAAGAAAACCGAAGCTCAAATAGAACAGGATAACGATGCCCCATTGGAATATGGATATACAGATGATAGAGATATCCTTTGGTCCAAAACCATATGGGAGGTAATTGACCTAGATGAGCGTGTTAACTTTCCATTATACTACCCAACCGATACCATTGGTATTGGAGCGGACAGACGGTCTTTGTACCACGTATTGATGAAAAACATCAAAAATGGTAATCTGACCGAGGTATATACGGATTCATACTTCACTGAAAAGCGAAAGTTTGAAGATTTAGCCGCTACATTGAGCAAGGTGGATACCACAGATCTTGGATACGAGCAAATCAATGCAGGTGAACAAATTTCTGCTGAGTTTATCAACCAGAGAGATTTAACCGCTGCTGATATTGAGGAGTACCGTATAAAAGGCATTTGGTATTTTGATAAGCGCCAAGGAGAATTAAAATACCGTTTATTGGGTATCGCTCCTGTGGCTCCAGATGTAAACTTTGTAGACGATGAGTCTGTAGATCCTGGAGAAAATAAAGTAGAACTGTTTTGGGTCTGGTATCCAGCAGCAAGACAAGTTCTTCATGAAGCCAAGGTCTATAATCAACGTAACTCGGCACGTCCCATTACTTTTGATATGCTGTTGAACGCAAGACGTTTTAATGCAGTGATTTATAAAGAGGACAATGTTCACGGTGATCGTGAAATTGACGACTACGTTTTTGATAATGCACTGTTCCAGTTATTGGAAGCCAAAAGAATTAAAGAGGTTATCCGAGATCGGGAGCAGGACATGTGGGCTTATTAA
- a CDS encoding NAD(P)/FAD-dependent oxidoreductase — translation MLDYIVVGLGLAGISFCEILEKEGKTFTVISDDSQKASLVAGGLYNPVILKRFTMAWNAKEQMELAIPFYADLERKLNVKLDYKLQVLRRFTSTQEQNSWFEAADRPGLDYFLSTAIIENKNSSIDAPFGYGEVNYTGRIDTKTLLNSYAGYLEKRGCFTAEKFDFSCFEAFEGYISYKSIKAKQIVFAEGYGLKNNPFFNYLPLNGTKGELLTIKAPNLREDSVIKSSVFSIPLGNDLYRIGATYKWKDKTNIPTEEAKEELLDKLKTFLKCDFEVIDHVAGIRPTVVDRRPLVGQHPEHKNIYVLNGFGSRGVLIAPDASRQLFNTVEKGPELNQEINIQRFTKKYYSN, via the coding sequence ATGTTGGATTATATAGTTGTTGGTTTGGGTTTGGCCGGAATTTCCTTTTGCGAAATATTGGAAAAAGAGGGTAAAACATTCACAGTAATTTCAGATGACTCGCAAAAAGCATCCCTTGTGGCCGGAGGCCTCTATAATCCGGTAATATTAAAACGGTTTACAATGGCCTGGAATGCTAAAGAACAAATGGAGTTGGCCATTCCGTTTTATGCAGATTTAGAAAGAAAACTAAATGTGAAGTTGGATTATAAACTTCAGGTTTTGCGAAGATTTACATCGACCCAAGAACAAAACAGCTGGTTTGAAGCCGCAGATCGCCCGGGTCTTGATTATTTTTTATCCACAGCCATCATCGAAAATAAAAACTCGAGCATTGATGCTCCCTTTGGTTATGGTGAAGTAAATTACACTGGGAGGATTGACACAAAGACATTACTCAACTCATATGCCGGATATTTGGAAAAAAGAGGATGCTTTACTGCAGAAAAGTTCGATTTTTCCTGTTTTGAGGCTTTTGAAGGGTATATTTCCTATAAATCAATAAAAGCCAAACAAATTGTTTTTGCCGAAGGCTATGGGCTTAAAAACAATCCTTTTTTCAACTATCTCCCATTAAATGGAACAAAAGGGGAACTGCTTACAATAAAAGCGCCCAATTTAAGGGAAGATAGCGTTATCAAATCTTCGGTTTTTAGCATTCCCTTAGGAAACGATTTATACCGTATTGGAGCAACATACAAATGGAAAGACAAAACCAACATCCCTACGGAAGAAGCAAAAGAGGAACTTTTGGACAAATTAAAAACCTTCCTAAAGTGTGATTTTGAGGTAATAGACCATGTTGCCGGAATTAGACCAACGGTTGTAGATAGAAGACCTTTGGTAGGCCAACATCCTGAACATAAAAACATATATGTTCTGAATGGTTTTGGTTCTAGAGGAGTTCTCATTGCTCCTGATGCTTCCAGACAACTATTTAATACCGTTGAAAAAGGTCCAGAATTGAACCAGGAAATCAATATTCAAAGATTTACAAAAAAGTATTATTCCAACTGA
- a CDS encoding DUF983 domain-containing protein: MLKKGSKLYSILTGSCPKCHEESMYVNNNPYRLSQIFKMHERCSNCNTKYKIEPSFFYGAMYVSYGVGIAFAVAAFVISFLIIGTSLTSAFIAIVATMILFMPVIIRLSRNIWINFFIKYEPRQIKGQLE; this comes from the coding sequence ATGTTAAAAAAAGGAAGCAAACTCTACAGTATTTTAACAGGAAGTTGTCCTAAATGTCATGAGGAGAGCATGTACGTCAATAACAATCCTTATAGATTATCACAGATTTTTAAAATGCATGAGCGCTGCTCCAATTGCAATACCAAATATAAAATTGAACCCTCCTTTTTTTATGGGGCCATGTATGTAAGCTATGGTGTTGGAATTGCCTTTGCCGTTGCAGCATTTGTTATTTCTTTTCTAATAATTGGGACTTCTTTGACTAGCGCCTTTATTGCAATAGTGGCAACCATGATTCTGTTTATGCCTGTTATTATTCGTTTGTCAAGAAATATTTGGATCAACTTTTTTATTAAGTATGAACCAAGGCAAATAAAAGGTCAGTTGGAATAA